In the Helianthus annuus cultivar XRQ/B chromosome 11, HanXRQr2.0-SUNRISE, whole genome shotgun sequence genome, one interval contains:
- the LOC110937126 gene encoding uncharacterized protein LOC110937126, translating into MGLSIDTNHQSHHKTHKFFLICNYILLGAASSCIFLTLSLRLIPSIAGALLVLLHIITIAGAISGCNAVSAGSSKWYAAHMVAAVLTAIFQGSVSVLIFTTTSNFLTALDSYVKEDNAAVILKMAGGLCVLMFVMEWLVLTLAFFLRYYSFVEGGRTAGKVAAEDEKTWTPPFHV; encoded by the coding sequence ATGGGTCTCTCAATCGACACGAATCATCAATCACACCACAAAACCCACAAATTCTTCTTAATCTGCAACTACATCTTACTAGGAGCAGCCTCCAGCTGCATCTTCCTCACCCTCTCCCTCCGCCTCATCCCGTCCATCGCCGGCGCTCTACTCGTCCTCCTCCACATCATCACAATCGCTGGAGCCATATCCGGGTGCAACGCAGTGTCCGCAGGCTCAAGCAAGTGGTACGCGGCCCACATGGTGGCCGCGGTCCTGACCGCGATATTCCAGGGGTCTGTATCGGTTTTAATTTTCACTACTACTTCGAATTTCTTGACCGCGTTGGACTCGTATGTTAAGGAAGATAATGCGGCGGTGATATTGAAAATGGCTGGTggtttgtgtgttttgatgtttgtTATGGAGTGGTTGGTTTTGACACTGGCGTTTTTCTTGAGGTATTATTCGTTTGTCGAAGGTGGTCGGACTGCCGGGAAGGTGGCTGCTGAGGATGAGAAGACATGGACACCGCCATTTCATGTTTAG